One bacterium genomic window carries:
- the hemB gene encoding porphobilinogen synthase — MSFPTDRPRRLRRTDTLRRLVRENYLSPSDLIQPLFVVPGSNIVNEISSLPGQWHWSVDRVVEAAARCVSAKVPGVILFGIPTYKDEVGSAAYDDNAEVQQAVRAIKHAYPDLLVITDVCLCEYTSHGHCGALHGHDVDNDATLALLARTAVSHARAGADIVAPSDMMDGRIGAIRKALDANGYEHIAILSYAVKYASAYYGPFRIAVDSAPQFGDRRGYQMDPANALEALREVELDLAEGADMIMVKPGIAYLDILHAVKQKYGRVTAAYQVSGEYAMIEAAAQRGWIDRKRIILESLLAFKRAGADFVLSYHAAEAAEWLNQEFAQ; from the coding sequence ATGAGCTTTCCCACTGACCGTCCGCGCCGCCTGCGCCGCACTGATACGCTGCGCCGACTTGTACGCGAGAATTACCTGTCGCCCTCCGATCTGATTCAACCGCTGTTCGTTGTGCCGGGCTCGAACATCGTCAACGAGATTTCCAGCTTACCAGGGCAGTGGCATTGGTCCGTGGACCGCGTCGTAGAAGCCGCCGCCCGCTGCGTCAGCGCCAAAGTGCCGGGCGTGATCCTGTTCGGCATTCCGACCTACAAGGATGAAGTTGGTTCTGCCGCGTACGACGACAACGCCGAAGTGCAACAGGCCGTGCGCGCGATCAAGCACGCTTATCCCGATCTACTCGTTATCACCGATGTCTGCCTGTGTGAATACACGAGCCACGGCCACTGCGGCGCGTTGCATGGCCATGACGTTGATAACGACGCGACGCTGGCTCTCCTGGCGAGAACCGCCGTCAGTCACGCGCGTGCCGGCGCTGACATCGTTGCCCCGTCGGATATGATGGACGGCCGGATCGGCGCCATTCGCAAAGCTCTCGACGCCAACGGCTACGAGCATATTGCCATCTTGTCTTACGCCGTAAAGTATGCTTCGGCGTACTACGGGCCGTTCCGGATCGCCGTGGACTCGGCGCCGCAATTCGGCGACCGCCGCGGCTATCAGATGGACCCGGCCAATGCGCTTGAAGCGCTGCGCGAAGTCGAATTGGATTTGGCCGAAGGTGCGGACATGATCATGGTCAAGCCCGGTATCGCCTATCTCGACATTCTGCACGCGGTCAAGCAGAAGTATGGCCGCGTCACCGCCGCCTATCAAGTTTCCGGCGAATACGCGATGATCGAAGCGGCGGCGCAGCGCGGGTGGATTGACCGCAAGCGAATCATCCTCGAATCTTTACTGGCTTTCAAACGCGCCGGAGCGGACTTCGTTCTGTCGTACCATGCCGCCGAGGCCGCCGAGTGGCTCAATCAGGAATTCGCCCAATGA
- a CDS encoding glutamyl-tRNA reductase: MKLEMIGLNHRTAVLSMREKAAIAPDALPMILEGLVRHPNIEGAVILSTCNRAEIYVSPTYHFEESELRALYAEACGLDPDDGNVAYVYRDAAAARHLFRVASGLDSQMLGEIQILAQVKNAYGTALELASTSATLNKVFTHAISCGKQVRTRTAISQGAVSVAYAAIEVAQRLFRKIEEQNILLVGAGETTQLAAKYLADAGACKVRVSNRTAERAAVLAEQIAGDVTNFPPTADDLAWADIVVSATSAQTPVLNVAEQGGTLRQRKRPLLFLDLAVPRDVDPKFADFDDVYVYTVDDFQELVAVNIRARQKEAVRAEEIVEKEVEEFVEWYRNNRIAPSLQQLQAALESIRAAEVEHQAHHFRPEDREEVEKFSRAMMKKVTSLIVANMRRAAADGNDLTLARAIAVAFAGKDRAATEQILEQLNHELSH, translated from the coding sequence GTGAAGCTCGAGATGATCGGTTTGAATCACCGAACGGCCGTACTCTCTATGCGCGAGAAAGCGGCGATTGCGCCGGACGCGCTGCCCATGATTCTCGAAGGCCTGGTGCGACATCCGAATATCGAAGGTGCCGTGATTCTCTCGACGTGCAATCGTGCCGAAATCTATGTCTCGCCGACCTATCACTTCGAGGAATCCGAGCTGCGCGCGCTCTACGCCGAAGCGTGCGGCTTGGATCCGGATGACGGCAACGTGGCCTATGTGTACCGCGACGCCGCCGCCGCACGCCACCTGTTTCGGGTGGCCTCCGGCCTCGATTCCCAGATGCTCGGAGAGATTCAGATTCTTGCGCAGGTGAAGAACGCGTATGGCACGGCGTTAGAGCTTGCCAGCACGAGTGCCACGTTAAACAAGGTCTTCACGCACGCGATTTCCTGCGGCAAGCAAGTGCGCACGCGCACGGCGATTTCACAAGGCGCGGTGTCGGTGGCCTATGCCGCCATCGAAGTTGCGCAGCGGCTCTTCCGCAAGATCGAAGAGCAGAACATCCTGCTGGTCGGCGCGGGCGAAACGACGCAACTTGCGGCGAAGTACCTTGCTGACGCGGGCGCCTGCAAAGTGCGCGTCAGCAATCGCACAGCGGAGCGGGCCGCGGTGCTGGCCGAACAGATTGCGGGCGACGTGACGAACTTCCCCCCGACGGCTGACGATCTGGCGTGGGCAGACATCGTGGTCTCCGCAACTTCCGCGCAGACGCCGGTTCTCAACGTCGCCGAGCAGGGCGGGACGCTGCGCCAGCGCAAACGTCCGCTGCTATTCCTTGATCTGGCTGTACCACGTGACGTTGATCCGAAGTTTGCCGACTTCGATGACGTTTATGTCTACACCGTGGACGATTTCCAGGAGCTCGTCGCCGTCAATATTCGGGCACGCCAAAAAGAAGCCGTGCGCGCCGAGGAGATCGTCGAGAAAGAAGTCGAAGAGTTCGTCGAATGGTATCGCAATAATCGCATTGCGCCGAGTTTACAGCAATTGCAGGCTGCGCTCGAGAGTATTCGCGCCGCTGAAGTCGAACATCAGGCCCACCACTTCCGGCCCGAAGACCGCGAAGAGGTCGAGAAGTTCTCACGCGCCATGATGAAAAAAGTCACAAGCCTGATTGTCGCCAATATGCGCCGCGCCGCGGCGGACGGCAACGATCTAACCCTCGCTCGGGCCATCGCCGTTGCCTTCGCCGGAAAGGACCGCGCGGCCACCGAGCAAATACTCGAACAACTGAACCATGAGCTTTCCCACTGA